The genomic window TCCACGTCctctgctggggctcagctccTTTGTGCCATTGCTGAGAGGTGCTTGGGGACAAGTCTCTCAGCTCATGGGTGTTGTCCCCTCTGTCCATGTCTCACCTGAggtgctgcctgtccctgggtgagctgggaagcagctgcagttCAGGGGGTTGGTTCCCAccctctctgcctttccccagCACACCCACTACCCCCAGTTTGCCAGCCAGGAGTATGCGGGGCGGTCCCGGCGGGGGCCCTTCGGGGACGCGCTGGCCGAGTTCGATGGCTCTGTGGGACAACTGCTGCAGGCCCTGCAGGAGAACGGCCTGGAGAACAACACCTTGCTGTTCTTCACCTCTGACAATGGGTGAGTGGGCTCAGCAGGGGGCACTTGGCCACGGGCAGGGGTCTGCTGCCATGGGATGGGGGCTGAGGCAGTGGTTGGGTCATGGTGTGGCATTGCCAGGTGAGACCCCCAGGAACCTGAGGTGAACCAGGAGGTACCCAGTGCATGATCTCTTCTGTGTCCCTGTGACTCGGCTGGGCCAGAAACCTCACAGGGGTCAGGCCAGGAGTGGCAGCAGCCCAAATATCCCTCAATTCCCTTTGTGTGTGGGTGACATCAGTCTCTGGTGCCCTGCTTGGGTGTCACACACCTTGGCTTCTGCACCTGCCCCATAAGGCTGAGCAGGATGGCACCAGGTCTCCCTGGTCTTGGCCCCATTGGCAgcaccaggggaggggcagcATGACCCTGTGTCCCTGATGTCATGTGGCTCTtgtctcccagcccctccacccTGCGCATGGCACGTGGTGGCAGCTCCGGCCACCTCAAGTGTGGCAAGGGCACAACGTACGAAGGTGGCATGAGGGAACCAGCAGTGGCTTATTGGCCAGGCCGGATCGCTCCAGGTGAGCCTTGGcactgcctctgccagcccaggcagggatgTCACAGCTCCTCAACCATCCCAGACAGGGAGAAGTGAGGATGGCAGGATGGGAGTGGGATCAGGGAATTGAACTTTTCCTTGTGACAGGAGTGACACACGAGCTGGCCAGCACCCTGGACATCCTGCCAACATTCACTGCCCTGGCTGGAGCAGCCCTTCCCAGGGTGGCCCTGGATGGCTATGACATGAGCCCAGTGCTGTTTGGGACTGGGAAGGTGAGTCCTGGGGGCTGGCTTGGCTGGCCTTGGgcacagaggctgctgtggggctgagccgTGTGCCTGAGGAGCAGAACCAGCTGAGGGGAGATCCatgggctggcaccttttgtCCCTTGGAGCCCCGGCGTGTCTCCAGGATGCTGCTGTTTGTcacctccctcctctccagccttATCCTGGCTGTAGGATCAGGGCTCCTGTGGGAATCCCTGGAGTCTCTGGCCCTGTTCTGGGCTGTCCTTCAGCCAGGTGGCTGCACAGgtgagctgagctctgctgctcccccagaGCCCCCGGCTGACCATGTTCTTCTACCCTCCGGCCCCCGACCCCCTGCACGGCCCCTTCGCTGTCCGCCTGGGCAAGTACAAGGCCCATTTCTTCACCCAAGGTCAGTCTGCCTGTGCCCTCAGCGGGGCACCTTCGGGCAGGGCCggctgccctggctgcccaGACCCccagaggagggagcagagctcaCCCGGGGCTTTGCTCTGCAGGTTCCTTTCACAGCGACACGACCCCAGACCAGGCGTGCCACGGGCTGACCCCGCTGACCCCCCACCTGCCCCCCCTGCTCTTCGACCTGGAGTCGGACCCCGCCGAGAACTACGACCTGCTGCGGGGTGGGGCAGGCCcggagctgctgcaggtcctGAGGGACATCACGCTGCAGAAAGTCCTCCTGGAGCAGCGCCTGGAGTTTGGGGAGAGCCAGATAAGGAAGGGCCGGgatgcagccctgcagccctgctgtgtgccCAACTGCACCCCCAAACCGTCCTGCTGCCGCTGCCCACggcctggggctgcccctcacTGACACCCCAACCCACAGTCCCCCCACCCCGACTAACCAAGCTCAGCCTTagagctgccccacagccctggcatggGGACACCTCGGACTAAGAGGGTGCTGGGGAAGCACATGGGAGGTCGGGgagacccccagccctgccaggagtgcagggcagggccagtGATCCATGGGGCATGTTCAGACCTTGGACAGGAGCCCTGACTTGTTCAAGGAGGCAACAGCATCTCCTCCAAAGCAACCACGGCTCTTTGGAGCCCCAGtccagggggagcagagggcacaTCCTGGATCCAGAGACCCCACctgggctggagccccctggtGCCCCcgggtgggagcagagctggggctgcagcaccagcactgccagggccaagGGCACagtggcaggaggtgggatgggggtcCCCACGGCAGGACCTTGGtgcagggggcacagcctgcgtgggcagcagcagctcagggtgggcatCCTCCAGTACCTCCATGGCCCTCCTGTGggactccagcactgcccactccagctgctcctgtggcTGCCCTGCTCCATGTTTAAATTGCTTTTCCCAGCCGTGGGACACCTgaggctctgccctgggaaaGCTGGGCATGAGAAGTTTCTTTCCCAGGCTGTGGTGTTTGGGGACAGGGCTCAGTGCCAGCTGTACCCAGGCAGCAGTTTGGGTGTGGGGCTGGTGCTGATCCCCCttctctccctgtgccaggctcacCCAGTCTGCCCTCCCTCCACTcctgcctgtctctgccctTGTCTCCTCCCAAACCAGGGGCCAATCCCACTCACTCCCCACCAGCACTCCTGGCTCCCAGATTGTCTTGTTCTTACCTTGCAAAGAAGACTGAATTGGGTTGAAAACACAGTTAATGGGTGTTGTGGTTCCAGCCAGGACAGAGAAAACAAGAGGGGTAAGAACTGGTcaggatttgtttgttttcctgggCTTTCCATGGAAATCCTCTCCTTGTCTTGCACCTTCTGTTTTTAATATTGATGCTGatactgttctttttcttatctcattgctttTCCCAGTAAATTATTCTAATCTCAACCCATAATCTTTGCCTCTTGCTTCTACTtggatggagaggggaagggagtgGCAGTGGGGGTTTACCAGGACTGCTGAACTGGAGAATACCATCCCTAAACCACAACAAAGGGGAGCACAGGCTACTTTATTTCAGGGATTAAATGGCCCTGAGCATCTCTGTGGGCTCAGGGGAGGAGCgtgggcagcacagagcagtcctgggcactggggctgcctTTGGCCTCACTGCTGTTGTGATTCCAGCAGGGAATGCCTGTGATCCTCTGCAGCCAGAACTGGGTCTGCTCACCCTTCTGGTCTATCCATTTTGTCCTTTAGGAACTTCAAGAGCTcctccagcttctccaggaaaTCAAATAGGATCTGTTTTGGGACTGTAAGGACCACAGGCATGTCCGAGTCTGTGGCTGTTGGCACCTTCAGAGCAGCTGGGGTAGGGACTGGCTGTGGTGTTGGAGAGGCTGTTACTGCTGAGACCAATCCCATCTGCAGCAGGATCCAGTCATAGAAGTGCTGAGTGCAGGTGAAGACTCCGAATCGTTTGTCTTCAGCACAGCCTTTTCCCCAGCTGGTCATCCCCACGAGCCAGAAGAAGTCTCCAGTGTTGTCCTTGCAGACCAGGGGAcccccactgtccccctgcagcaggagagagtgctcagggctgggggggctgttcCAGGATCACATCCCCACCTTGGAGCTGCCGGGAGCactggctgggctgtgtgggcaAAGCCAGGCCTTGGGGTCAAGGGGACAtggggaagggacccacagctGGGCAaaggcagggcagccctgggatccatgtgggacagggatgtgcagctgggcaagggcagggcagccctggcatccatgtgggacagggatgtgcagctgtgcaagggcagggcagccctgggatctATCTGGGACAGGGACCCACGgctgggcaagggcagggcagccctggcatcTATCTGGGACAGGGACCCACG from Pithys albifrons albifrons isolate INPA30051 chromosome 3, PitAlb_v1, whole genome shotgun sequence includes these protein-coding regions:
- the ARSA gene encoding arylsulfatase A, which translates into the protein MAPQGRERPWALLPLLLLLLLPPAPLAAAAAARPNFVLVLADDLGFGDLGSYGHPSSATPHLDRLAARGLRFTDFYSSAAVCSPSRAALLTGRFQVRSGIYPGVFDPGSRGGLPHSEVTVAEVLKAQGYATAMVGKWHLGVGANGSFLPVHQGFDHFLGVPYSHDQGPCQNLTCFPPDIKCFGTCDQGVVPLPLLWNQTIIQQPVSFPDLVPLYNKFSQNFIADCARRGVPFLLYYASHHTHYPQFASQEYAGRSRRGPFGDALAEFDGSVGQLLQALQENGLENNTLLFFTSDNGPSTLRMARGGSSGHLKCGKGTTYEGGMREPAVAYWPGRIAPGVTHELASTLDILPTFTALAGAALPRVALDGYDMSPVLFGTGKSPRLTMFFYPPAPDPLHGPFAVRLGKYKAHFFTQGSFHSDTTPDQACHGLTPLTPHLPPLLFDLESDPAENYDLLRGGAGPELLQVLRDITLQKVLLEQRLEFGESQIRKGRDAALQPCCVPNCTPKPSCCRCPRPGAAPH